The genomic interval ACAAGGCAGGCGGTTGCCCAACTCATTGTTGATATAATAGAAGACAAATCCGGAAAATACATAAAAACGAGTCTGGGAGTTGGTGAGCCCAATACCAACTGGGATAAACCATCCTTCTACTAACGATGTTTTTAAACAAATAATTAACAAAAAGTTTTATGGAAGATGTACTAAGATTCAAGACAATCCGGGAATATAACGCCTTCAATAATCACACTACGCTTCACCCGTTGGTGAGCATTGTCGATCTTTCAAAGGCTGATCCCAGGGAACTTCGCCGAATGGCTTACGAGTTTTATGTTGTTTTTCTCAAACAGATTTATTGCGGTGATTTGCGTTATGGACTTAATACATATGATTATGAGGAAGGGACACTCATTTTTCTTGCGCCAGGCCAGATTATAGGTGAAAATGACAAAGAAAACATTTATCAGCCACAGGGGTATGCATTGGTTTTTCACCCAGATCTTTTGCAGGGTACGACGCTTGGACGGCATATGAGTGATTATACATTTTTCTCCTATGAAGTTAGTGAAGCCTTGCATCTTTCTGAAAAGGAGCGAATGATTGTCAGGGATTGCTTTTCAAAAATTGAATATGAACTGGGACAGGGAATTGACAAACACAGTAAAAAACTTATAGCAGCTAATATTGAGCTATTTTTGGACTATTGTGTCAGGTTCTACGACCGCCAGTTCATTACCCGCGAAACCGCTAATAAAGGTATTCTGGAAAGATTTGACAGCCTTTTAAATCAATATTTTCAGTCAGATAAGCCAACAAAAATCGGTCTTCCTACCGTGGCATATTGTGCCGAAGAACTCAACTTATCCTCAAATTATTTCGGGGATCTGATAAAAAAGGATACCGGAAAGTCAGCTCAGGAATTCATTCAGATGACGATCATCAATATGGCCAAGGAAAGGGTATTTGACCTGGACAAATCAGTTGGAGAAATCGCTTACGAGCTCGGATTCAAGTATCCCCAGCATTTCAGCCGCCTTTTTAAACAGCGGGTGGGACAGACACCAAATGAGTACCGGCTACTTAAAAACGTCAATTAATTGGTAAAAGCAAACTGGCAGTACTTAATAATAAGAAATTTTATGAAAATGAAATCCATAAAATATCTGGGCATTTGTGCGGCAATATTGGCTACATCCATATCATTGAATGCCCAAAATAAATTCAAACCGCTGCTCATTGAAGAGCAAGGCAGTTTTACTGTCGGTGGAACAAAGGTAACCGAGCCGGGAAAGTTCGATTTGAACAACGCATTGAAACCCCAAGGCCAAACCTTTCATGGCGATCACGCTTACGTATTTTATCAGATTCCCGTCAAGGCCCGTAAGTATCCATTGGTTTTTTTGCACGGTGCCGGAGAATCGAAAAAATCGTGGGAAACAACCTCCGATGGAAGAGAAGGCTTTCAAAATATTTTTCTCAGACGTGGTTTTGGAGTTTACCTGCTTGATCAGCCCAGACGTGGCGAAGCCGGCAAGAGCACTGTTGCAGCAACGGTGACCCCAACTGCTGACGAACAATTCTGGTTTACACAATTCCGGATCGGCAATTATCCCGACTATTTCCCAAATGTTCAGTTTCCAAAGGATTCTGCTTCCCTGGAACAGTTTTTCAGAAAAATGACACCGAACACAGGTGCTTTTGATGCCAAGGTGATTACGGATGCAGTATCCGGATTATTTGATAAGATCGGGGAAGGCATACTGGTGACGCATTCACAGGGAGGTGGCCCGGGCTGGATGACGGCTATTAAAAATGAAAAGGTCAAAGCTGTTGTTGCCTATGAACCGTACAGCGGTTTTGTGTTCCCCAAAGGAGAAGCGCCTGAGCCTATCAAATCAGCAGGGCTTTTTGGCGAACTGAAAGGTGTAGAAATCCCGTTCCAGGATTTTGAAAAGCTGACCAGGATACCAATTGTGATTTACTATGGCGATAATATCGCCAAGGAGCCGACCACCGTATGGAATAAAGACCATTGGCGCTCAGGGCTTGAAATGGCCAGGTTATGGGCGGGCACAATCAACAAACATGGTGGCAATGCAACGGTTGTACACCTACCAGAAATTGGGATCAAAGGCAATACGCACTTTCCTTTTTCTGATCTGAATAATGTGCAGGTGGCCGACGCTTTATCCAATTGGTTAAAGGAGAAAGGTTTAGATAAGTAAGAAATATTCCCATCTTCTTATATGATGTATCGAACTAAACCCTTCCTACCTGCGAAGCCAAAATTCAATGTAAAAACTGGATTAGGAATATTGGTAGTAAAAACAGTAATACGTATCCGTTTATGTGAGCGTCAATCCTGAACTTTGTATCATTAATTCTTCTAAGCAAGAAGGGAATTTGATAACTGGACAAAATATGGAAATGATACTCACCAAGCTTTTAAAATCTTCATTGTTTGTCACAATGCTGATTGTGGCAAACACGGCCAATGCTCAAACGCATACAGATCAGAATTTAAGCAAAAAGCAGCACGCCATTGTCAGCATTGCAGCAAACACCGCAAAAGGCGACTTACCAAAGTTAAAATCAGAACTTGCTGCCGGACTTGAGGCAGGACTAACTATCCAGCAGATTAAGGAGGTGATCATCCATGTGTATGCTTATGCTGGATTCCCCCGCAGCATTCGGGGATTACAAACTTTTATGAGTGTTCTGGAGCAACGCAAGGCCAAAGGCATTACTGATGTAATGGGCAATGACGCATCTGCAATAAAAGATGATCGAAGCAAATATGAAAGAGGCAAAGCCGTCCTGGATTCTCTTTTAGGCGCTCCGCAAAATGGTCCTCAAACAGGCTATTCCGCATTTGCTCCCACCATAGAAGTCTTTCTTAAAGAACATCTCTTCGCCGACATTTTTGAAAGGGACATATTGACCTACACGGAAAGAGAACTGGCAACCGTATCTGCCCTTGCCGGTATTGGAGGTGTAGAGCCTATGCTGCAATCACACTTTAAAATCTGTCTGAATGTAGGTCTGA from Dyadobacter sp. NIV53 carries:
- a CDS encoding alpha/beta fold hydrolase, which codes for MKSIKYLGICAAILATSISLNAQNKFKPLLIEEQGSFTVGGTKVTEPGKFDLNNALKPQGQTFHGDHAYVFYQIPVKARKYPLVFLHGAGESKKSWETTSDGREGFQNIFLRRGFGVYLLDQPRRGEAGKSTVAATVTPTADEQFWFTQFRIGNYPDYFPNVQFPKDSASLEQFFRKMTPNTGAFDAKVITDAVSGLFDKIGEGILVTHSQGGGPGWMTAIKNEKVKAVVAYEPYSGFVFPKGEAPEPIKSAGLFGELKGVEIPFQDFEKLTRIPIVIYYGDNIAKEPTTVWNKDHWRSGLEMARLWAGTINKHGGNATVVHLPEIGIKGNTHFPFSDLNNVQVADALSNWLKEKGLDK
- a CDS encoding carboxymuconolactone decarboxylase family protein, which encodes MEMILTKLLKSSLFVTMLIVANTANAQTHTDQNLSKKQHAIVSIAANTAKGDLPKLKSELAAGLEAGLTIQQIKEVIIHVYAYAGFPRSIRGLQTFMSVLEQRKAKGITDVMGNDASAIKDDRSKYERGKAVLDSLLGAPQNGPQTGYSAFAPTIEVFLKEHLFADIFERDILTYTERELATVSALAGIGGVEPMLQSHFKICLNVGLTAEQLQQFIGVIRKTAGEKEAQSAKSVLDEVLKKK
- a CDS encoding AraC family transcriptional regulator; this encodes MEDVLRFKTIREYNAFNNHTTLHPLVSIVDLSKADPRELRRMAYEFYVVFLKQIYCGDLRYGLNTYDYEEGTLIFLAPGQIIGENDKENIYQPQGYALVFHPDLLQGTTLGRHMSDYTFFSYEVSEALHLSEKERMIVRDCFSKIEYELGQGIDKHSKKLIAANIELFLDYCVRFYDRQFITRETANKGILERFDSLLNQYFQSDKPTKIGLPTVAYCAEELNLSSNYFGDLIKKDTGKSAQEFIQMTIINMAKERVFDLDKSVGEIAYELGFKYPQHFSRLFKQRVGQTPNEYRLLKNVN